From Penicillium psychrofluorescens genome assembly, chromosome: 1, one genomic window encodes:
- a CDS encoding uncharacterized protein (ID:PFLUO_000036-T1.cds;~source:funannotate) has product MGEAKTFKSHIDALIIGAGPSGLMAAYWMARCGIKARIIDKRGTKVFTGQADGLRSRTLELFDSMGIQHRILHEGHIAVEVNFWVPGKNGTLIRQGTHTPAKVNESPYHSTLLNQGRIERFILDSIRQHSKLEVERGIIAESLEYDENLEDDPTAYPITVQLRTLDGDEVKLTGSPGNGDGSTTVHNGLDRSNLLVDDWDDLIQRSRSHQAKVEIVKAKYLIGCDGAHSWTRKQLNIPLEGSSTDHIWGVMDIIPITDFPDIRRISTVTNVSGTMLVIPRERHLVRLYVPVHVVDTATGGQFDRSTITLDMIRKRVQNILSPYSFEFRICDWWTAYRVAQRIAPTFSKGSRIFLAGDAVHTHSPKVGLGMNISMQDGFNIGWKIGLVAAGTAHPSILETYNPERHRLAEMLLEFDRHWSKSFTDDKLHAVGTSEKTKSMIQVVEMFEDFADGLKVFYGASLLVWKNDGEDGPAVARRLIPGERFPPAKLRNQAEGRTEWTTRLLESDGRFHVVLLAGDVRVEAQRRRIERLSCFLAGQDSCLTRYASIPGRFHSPILLVTIHSAPWREAEFFQFPDVLRPLDPVMGWDYSRIWCDDVCIWDRECDGQTYAKWAADRTRGAVVVVRPDQYIGWVGELEDADALTRYFDGVLLKK; this is encoded by the exons ATGGGTGAAGCAAAGACCTTCAAATCTCATATCGATGC GCTTATCATTGGCGCCGGTCCATCTGGCCTGATGGCAGCGTATTGGATGGCACGCTGCGGAATTAAGGCCCGAATTATCGATAAACGCGGGACAAAAGTGTTTACCGGTCAAGCAGATGGGTTACGCTCACGTACGCTAGAGCTGTTCGACAGCATGGGCATACAGCATCGCATTCTACATGAGGGGCATATAGCCGTGGAGGTCAATTTCTGG GTGCCCGGTAAGAATGGTACCCTGATCCGACAAGGCACTCATACGCCAGCCAAGGTCAACGAGTCGCCTTATCACAGCACGCTCTTGAACCAGGGTCGCATTGAGCGCTTCATTCTCGACAGTATCCGGCAGCATTCTAAACTCGAGGTGGAACGAGGCATCATTGCAGAGTCATTGGAGTATGACGAGAATCTTGAAGACGATCCAACTGCATATCCTATCACAGTCCAGCTGCGAACTCTCGACGGCGATGAGGTGAAATTGACTGGTAGTCCTGGCAACGGAGATGGCTCAACGACGGTACACAACGGTCTTGACCGGAGCAATTTACTAGTTGATGACTGGGATGACTTAATCCAGCGTAGTCGGAGCCACCAAGCAAAGGTAGAGATCGTGAAGGCGAAGTACCTTATTGGATGTGATGGTGCACACAGCTGGACCCGGAAGCAGCTGAATATTCCTCTTGAGGGATCGAGTACAGATCACATCTG GGGAGTGATGGATATTATTCCCATCACGGACTTTC CGGACATCCGCCGCATCAGCACAGTCACCAATGTATCGGGCACAATGCTTGTGATCCCTCGCGAACGGCACCTGGTGCGTCTATATGTGCCAGTTCATGTTGTTGATACTGCCACTGGTGGACAATTCGACAGGTCAACCATCACACTGGATATGATCCGGAAACGGGTCCAGAACATTCTGTCCCCATATTCCTTCGAATTCCGGATCTGCGACTGGTGGACTGCGTACCGGGTTGCCCAACGAATCGCCCCGACTTTCTCCAAAGGAAGCCGCATATTCCTAGCCGGCGATGCCGTGCACACACATTCACCCAAAGTGGGTTTGGGCATGAATATAAGCATGCAGGATGGGTTTAATATCGGCTGGAAGATTGGGCTCGTTGCAGCAGGGACGGCTCATCCTTCGATTCTCGAGACGTACAACCCCGAGCGTCATCGACTAGCGGAGATGCTGCTTGAATTTGACCGACATTGGTCCAAAAGCTTCACAGATGACAAACTTCATGCGGTTGGTACCTCTGAAAAGACTAAAAGTATGATCCAAGTTGTGGAAATGTTTGAGGACTTTGCCGATGGTCTCAAGGTCTTCTATGGAGCGAGCTTGTTGGTCTGGAAGaacgacggcgaggacggaCCGGCCGTCGCTCGCCGCTTGATCCCTGGCGAGCGGTTCCCACCAGCCAAACTACGCAACCAGGCTGAAGGGCGGACCGAGTGGACGACTCGGCTCCTTGAGAGTGATGGGCGCTTCCACGTGGTCTTACTGGCGGGGGATGTTCGCGTCGAAGCCCAGAGGCGGCGAATCGAACGGCTCAGCTGTTTTCTGGCGGGACAAGACTCTTGTCTGACCCGCTATGCGTCCATCCCCGGCCGCTTCCACAGTCCGATTCTGTTGGTCACTATCCACAGTGCTCCCTGGCGAGAGGCGGAGTTCTTTCAGTTCCCGGATGTGTTGCGCCCTTTAGATCCCGTGATGGGTTGGGACTACAGTAGAATCTGGTGTGACGATGTCTGTATTTGGGACCGGGAATGTGATGGCCAAACGTATGCGAAATGGGCGGCCGACCGAACGCGCGgggcggtggtcgtggtgcGTCCCGATCAGTATATTGGGTGGGTgggggagctggaggacgCGGATGCGTTGACTCGCTACTTTGATGGAGTCCTCCTCAAGAAGTGA
- a CDS encoding uncharacterized protein (ID:PFLUO_000035-T1.cds;~source:funannotate) yields MNPRTPQRSRSNLHGLIDTLNEKYGLEIAWAQNASPANLENKTSRRWKLFKGLKILYWRPNILSPLLHNFDEWTAARPAQNRRHGAPSSCDGLTSVSDHERDERMKYLEQLVSDEVYLMSKGSITHKRIPEQGAAETAPDLLPKKPRLSEDEDNFHTAPNSPIKNYGAAQNSAPTSGKLEIPAFEKAGVAVSNILDTTPVLFESKQAPPSSFIQRLTGREPPASHEIGSRCNMTERPPISFSTATASSVFASHSTRLGNSFDTDATEVTDSLATQSTYADSVVGYMLSEEMTRSIEATQSIANKSCGKRSHAYTEDQVIEELLRAGPFSIEQSLPVTVPLRHCYELERIGRAWDLPLDCMLRGGNLPHKSHDRFWEWIGKHNQRNGKPLPEKSSRRVWDAAVGDFKTDRHSEAVVMTGELDWCVESKPGIFKLRLNPLKAERTCRFYRRFGSDRFLTLTLPAPSRPPRHLANTSEPSILRESIAAWLTRHDHHCVGRTWRPFYVEEVKSKRKTKLEPRFRVEFFAIDGVDFDHRLLRPPVMAPSGQGSESHTPMSVEALLEWHMPREANINQSNCKLFQRIHLGLSKTFATITLKRTQIYWLRDDPNRAVMNDGCALMSRNMAKHICDCLGIPTATPSAFQGRIAGAKGLWMVDRHEPSIKTKYTNDTWIQISDSQLKIQPHPQDWKGPTDDEQLTFEVVNWAKPLRPVDLNIQLLAILEQGGNVKEYIATLTRAGIETLYDDFAEVIRSNSHVLCRGLMQKLRPSGDEGAGKVRRLEQWMANDAECIIRMAEAGFAPQTFYPLRVRLRKYLTWLLDRHVEDLHIQVPLSTYAYCVADPYRVLEADEVHFGFSQNWRDPRGQFEDNLLDGVDVLVGRLPAHFPSDIQRRRAVWKAELRHFKNVIVFPTKGDVPLAHMLSGGDYDGDTPWICWDPAIVNSFRNSDLPLEEYTTEHFGLTKHSVPMAQVQSTEEFLEGAFAFNLTMSNLGRCTVEHEKLAYDESIDSAKAKELACLLSHLVDGRKSGVHLAEQAWQEYLKTISPKQRSPPAYRNPQRRPKQSNIVDYLKFVVAEAERTTVLTQLEKCFPESECCNLIDQDLVQPWRKTSQAAQSDYQHGSGCLNAALNEIKQSVDGLYKRWVESCSSYTEPNKFSAVARDAAAGAAALRPPQAGSYPLIHMWRNSQTEWMRLLASYTYQKYPQGSFVFYAFGETLCDLKASATPSRRVVNDALACYRVNQKMVARITARELDAEDGAGSDADEYEGEDAIEALLFGRQGPVEYYDGLEDGSLVSTDPPSPITSPPNHSFPSFPVSLHASTPAMQLPSLLSVGALLATLAASTSLTITVPSSNVLPNPHALPATSHATLTTLPSSSKNDHIRTASLTRSSTFTFRDLPAGSSPESYLLDIRAAGEYAFAPYRVDVAADGSILGVWETFRGNPWDNRGTEKYVRDATTGAQDNVVVEAKVLGRMSFYQERSKFSPLSLFKNPMILMAVVALGVTFGMPKLMENMDPETRAEFEQQSRSSPLTGATGNAMTGGGFDLAGWMAGTSPSPMANAEAARGGATGREAAGSARKRG; encoded by the exons ATGAACCCACGCACCCCCCAACGCTCCCGAAGCAACCTCCACGGCCTGATCGACACCTTGAACGAAAAATACGGCCTGGAAATCGCGTGGGCCCAGAACGCGTCCCCCGCAAACCTCGAAAACAAGACATCGCGGCGCTGGAAGCTATTCAAAGGATTAAAGATCCTGTATTGGCGTCCCAACATCCTCAGCCCTCTACTGCACAATTTCGACGAATGGACGGCCGCACGACCAGCCCAGAACCGTAGGCACGGGGCTCCATCGAGCTGTGATGGACTGACCAGTGTCAGCGACCATGAGAGAGACGAACGCATGAAAtacctggagcagctggtcAGCGATGAGGTTTATCTGATGAGCAAAGGCTCCATCACCCACAAACGGATTCCAGAACAAGGCGCCGCTGAGACTGCGCCGGATTTGTTGCCGAAAAAACCGAGGCTGTCAGAGGATGAGGATAATTTTCACACAGCCCCCAACTCGCCAATCAAGAATTATGGCGCTGCGCAGAATTCGGCACCCACCTCGGGCAAACTGGAGATCCCTGCGTTTGAAAAGGCGGGTGTTGCGGTGTCGAATATTTTGGATACGACGCCCGTACTGTTTGAGTCGAAGCAAGCACCGCCGTCGTCTTTTATCCAGAGACTGACGGGACGAGAGCCTCCTGCATCCCATGAGATCGGCAGTCGCTGCAACATGACGGAGCGACCTCCTATCAGCTTCTCGACTGCCACCGCATCTTCGGTCTTTGCGTCGCACAGCACTCGTCTAGGAAACTCCTTTGACACCGACGCCACGGAAGTGACTGACTCGCTGGCTACTCAATCAACGTATGCGGACTCAGTGGTGGGATATATGCTCAGCGAGGAGATGACCCGAAGCATAGAGGCTACGCAATCGATCGCAAATAAATCTTGCGGTAAAAGATCGCACGCCTACACCGAGGACCAGGTAATTGAAGAGCTTCTTCGTGCGGGCCCTTTCTCAATCGAGCAATCTCTGCCTGTCACCGTTCCCCTGCGGCATTGCTATGAGCTGGAGCGCATCGGACGTGCGTGGGATTTGCCGCTTGATTGTATGCTGAGAGGCGGTAATCTCCCCCACAAAAGCCATGATCGCTTTTGGGAGTGGATCGGGAAACACAATCAGCGCAATGGCAAACCTCTTCCTGAGAAGTCGTCGCGCCGAGTCTGGGACGCTGCGGTGGGTGATTTCAAAACGGACAGACATTCAGAAGCAGTGGTTATGACAGGCGAGCTGGATTGGTGTGTCGAGTCCAAGCCCGGCATTTTCAAACTGCGACTGAACCCCCTCAAGGCCGAAAGAACCTGTCGGTTTTACCGGCGATTTGGGTCCGATCGATTCCTCACGCTCACTCTCCCCGCCCCGTCTCGCCCCCCTCGCCATTTGGCTAATACTTCCGAGCCGTCGATTCTCCGTGAGAGTATCGCCGCGTGGCTAACACGCCATGATCACCACTGTGTCGGACGGACATGGCGGCCGTTTTACGTGGAAGAAGTCAAGTCCAAGCGTAAGACCAAGTTGGAGCCTCGCTTCCGGGTCGAGTTCTTTGCCATTGACGGTGTGGACTTTGACCATCGTCTCTTGCGCCCGCCGGTGATGGCACCTTCCGGACAGGGCAGCGAGTCCCATACCCCAATGAGCGTGGAGGCTCTACTGGAATGGCACATGCCACGAGAAGCAAATATCAACCAGAGCAACTGCAAGCTCTTCCAACGCATTCACCTGGGCCTTTCCAAAACATTCGCCACCATCACTTTGAAGAGAACGCAGATCTACTGGTTGAGGGATGATCCCAATCGTGCCGTGATGAATGACGGATGTGCCCTGATGTCGAGAAACATGGCGAAGCATATTTGTGACTGCTTGGGCATCCCCACCGCGACCCCCAGTGCCTTCCAGGGTCGCATTGCAGGTGCCAAGGGCCTTTGGATGGTAGACCGACACGAGCCCAGTATCAAAACGAAGTATACCAATGACACCTGGATCCAGATTTCCGATTCGCAGCTCAAAATCCAGCCGCATCCACAGGACTGGAAAGGACCAACCGACGACGAGCAGCTGACCTTTGAAGTTGTGAATTGGGCCAAGCCGTTGCGCCCCGTTGATTTGAATATCCAGCTCCTGGCTATCCTTGAACAGGGAGGCAATGTCAAGGAATATATTGCTACTCTCACCCGCGCAGGCATTGAAACTCTCTACGATGATTTTGCGGAAGTGATTCGGTCCAATAGCCATGTCCTCTGTCGGGGTCTAATGCAGAAACTCCGGCCGTCCGGAGATGAGGGTGCTGGCAAAGTTCGACGCCTAGAACAGTGGATGGCCAACGATGCAGAGTGCATTATTCGCATGGCAGAGGCAGGGTTCGCGCCTCAGACCTTTTACCCGCTCCGAGTGCGCTTGCGAAAATACCTGACTTGGCTTCTGGACCGCCACGTGGAAGATCTTCATATCCAGGTGCCTTTGTCGACGTATGCCTACTGCGTTGCCGATCCTTATAGGGTGCTTGAAGCAGACGAGGTGCATTTTGGCTTCTCGCAGAACTGGCGAGACCCTCGGGGTCAGTTTGAAGACAACCTGCTCGACGGGGTGGATGTGCTGGTTGGGCGTCTTCCGGCCCATTTCCCGTCGGATATTCAGCGACGCAGAGCAGTATGGAAAGCTGAGCTCCGTCATTTCAAGAACGTAATTGTCTTCCCCACAAAGGGTGACGTACCTTTGGCACATATGCTATCTGGCGGAGACTACGATGGTGACACGCCCTGGATCTGTTGGGATCCAGCAATTGTGAACAGTTTCCGCAATTCTGACCTTCCCTTGGAGGAGTACACGACTGAGCACTTCGGATTGACTAAGCATTCCGTGCCAATGGCGCAGGTGCAGTCAACGGAGGAGTTCCTCGAAGGAGCCTTTGCATTTAATCTCACCATGTCAAATCTGGGCCGCTGCACTGTGGAACACGAGAAGCTTGCTTATGACGAGTCCATCGACTCCGCCAAGGCAAAAGAACTGGCTTGTCTTCTTAGCCACCTGGTTGATGGGCGCAAGAGCGGCGTGCACCTTGCAGAGCAGGCATGGCAAGAGTACCTCAAGACGATCAGCCCTAAGCAGCGCTCTCCTCCGGCCTACCGGAATCCTCAGCGCAGACCCAAACAGTCAAACATCGTGGATTACCTCAAGTTCGTTGTTGCCGAAGCCGAGCGCACTACTGTCCTCACCCAGCTCGAAAAGTGCTTCCCTGAAAGTGAATGCTGTAATCTTATCGACCAAGACCTTGTCCAGCCATGGCGCAAGACTAGCCAAGCCGCCCAATCCGATTACCAACACGGCAGTGGATGTCTCAACGCAGCATTGAACGAAATCAAGCAATCGGTTGATGGGCTCTACAAACGTTGGGTTGAGTCCTGCTCGTCATACACCGAGCCGAACAAATTCTCAGCCGTCGCTCGTGACGCAGctgccggagctgctgctcttcgccctcctcaGGCAGGCTCTTACCCACTTATCCATATGTGGCGGAACAGTCAGACCGAGTGGATGCGGCTGCTTGCCTCATATACATACCAGAAGTACCCACAGGGGAGCTTTGTCTTTTACGCTTTTGGCGAGACACTCTGTGATCTCAAGGCCTCGGCTACGCCGTCGCGACGCGTTGTAAATGATGCACTTGCTTGTTATCGTGTGAATCAGAAAATGGTGGCCCGTATCACCGCGAGGGAACTagatgccgaggatggcgcGGGCAGTGATGCAGATGAGTACGAGGGAGAGGACGCTATCGAGGCACTCTTGTTTGGCAGACAGGGTCCGGTCGAGTACTACGATGGCCTGGAGGATGGAT CCTTGGTCAGCACGGACCCTCCCTCGCCCATCACCTCACCACCCAACCactccttcccttcctttcctgTCTCCCTTCACGCCTCAACCCCAGCCATGCAATTGCCCTCCCTGCTCTCCGTCGGGGCCCTCTTGGCCACCCTAGCTGCCAGTACCTCCCTCACAATCACAGTTCCCTCCTCGAACGTCCTCCCCAACCCACATGCTCTACCCGCAACCTCCCACGCAACCCTCACAACTCTGCCCTCATCCTCTAAGAACGACCACATCCGAACAGCTTCGCTCACCCGCTCCTCGACCTTCACCTTCCGAGACCTCCCCGCAGGCTCTTCTCCGGAGTCCTACCTGCTCGACATTCGCGCCGCCGGCGAATACGCCTTTGCCCCGTACCGCGTGGACGTCGCCGCCGACGGCTCTATCCTCGGCGTCTGGGAAACCTTCCGCGGGAATCCCTGGGATAATCGCGGTACAGAGAAATATGTTCGCGATGCTACCACCGGTGCGCAGGACAATGTTGTCGTTGAGGCGAAGGTGCTTGGCCGTATGAGTTTCTATCAGGAGCGCTCGAAGT TCTCGCCGCTGAGCCTGTTCAAGAACCCTATGATCTTGATGGCCGTTGTTGCGCTGGGTGTTACTTTTGGTATGCCCAAGCTGATGGAGAACA TGGACCCCGAAACGCGCGCCGAGTTCGAACAACAGTCTCGCTCCTCCCCTCTCACCGGAGCTACGGGCAATGCGATGACCGGAGGCGGCTTCGATCTAGCTGGATGGATGGCCGGGACCTCTCCTAGTCCCATGGCGAATGCGGAGGCGGCTCGTGGAGGTGCAACTGGCAGAGAGGCTGCTGGTTCTGCCCGGAAGCGTGGATAG
- a CDS encoding uncharacterized protein (ID:PFLUO_000033-T1.cds;~source:funannotate), with product MSAPTRRSSRSRTTPANYYAPIRLYESPDDSPPRTRGPSLGHAASETSQQSHTLTPTSKSVSRDVTTEARDLSIRRPGSLNLQKLLGDREIGCAGKQRQIHSQISSDFQLVKQWKGASNDLNVLVWSPDCTRFAAGATAQSDDLNMQYNRVNNLVMGDLPTNSLKELPDHWIPRPARTDAASSNFNDHRLFMSVSDMQWIGDRLYTASFDRTVKIWDVGTHAGVSCLQTLKHDAKVQVMARSHLESEILASGTGSFRIWDTQDLANPTYSLLDIDPLKASIGLEPTALVWGHTAQSKDLLVGGMSGKTSSDYDTVNHGHLAMWRAAESRMESMQLSPNSQNVFTVKWHHSFPMFATASSESKQKTVTSGAPRNTKSAVRVYDPSRVRWASMEFFCPALDVNEVTFCPMDSIYITASCTDGNTYVWDNRNPRHALHHLSHGPPLSPIDSGRLREEVDVGVRAALWGCTIDQFFTGASDGLLKRWDIRRSCEDVLVENTATLKEGIACGALSDDQSQFLIGDSAGGIHVLSTGAYSDPDDIDFRFEWAAQQQDDEVFESKAKASESESGVKASNDYIASGQLYRHRKFGMGQGSHYEGPYARWARGLDEDKPKPRDIQSLPILDKWRIRQLAGGRAKHRDGLDPKSKKEVDKRRITAQILNGRPPSKHGVEGPKIKPEPGHRHLKKRKRRSPEFVNLVSGEEDNVKPKKLKKTKTTLIKNTIWVDLTSVSDADEADASQPVEKAQLVAEATPESWRENSEEDYWWPDSGAIDPNCPKVVV from the coding sequence ATGAGTGCACCTACACGACGCTCCAGTCGCTCGAGGACCACCCCAGCAAACTACTATGCGCCTATCCGCTTGTATGAGTCTCCCGATGACTCGCCTCCGAGAACTCGCGGGCCCTCTTTGGGTCATGCGGCATCTGAAACTTCTCAGCAGTCCCACACTTTGACCCCCACATCCAAATCTGTTTCACGCGATGTGACAACGGAAGCCAGAGATTTATCCATCCGGCGGCCGGGCTCTCTGAACCTCCAAAAGCTTCTCGGAGACCGCGAAATTGGCTGTGCTGGAAAACAGCGTCAGATTCACAGCCAAATATCCTCCGACTTTCAACTTGTCAAGCAATGGAAGGGCGCGTCAAACGATCTGAACGTTTTGGTTTGGTCCCCGGATTGCACCAGATTCGCGGCGGGTGCTACCGCTCAGTCGGACGACTTGAACATGCAGTACAACCGAGTGAACAACCTGGTTATGGGGGATCTGCCAACGAACTCTCTGAAGGAATTGCCTGACCATTGGATTCCTCGACCGGCTCGGACCGATGCAGCAAGTTCGAATTTTAATGACCATCGCCTCTTCATGAGCGTATCTGACATGCAGTGGATCGGCGACCGGCTCTACACTGCGAGTTTTGACCGAACAGTCAAGATTTGGGATGTTGGAACGCACGCGGGCGTCTCTTGCCTTCAGACCTTGAAACATGATGCAAAGGTGCAGGTTATGGCTCGATCACATCTTGAGTCTGAGATTTTGGCCTCTGGCACGGGTTCTTTCAGGATCTGGGATACACAGGACCTTGCGAACCCCACATATAGCCTTCTTGATATCGACCCTCTGAAGGCCAGCATTGGTTTAGAACCAACTGCCCTTGTATGGGGGCATACTGCGCAAAGTAAGGATCTCTTGGTCGGCGGCATGTCCGGAAAGACTTCTTCTGATTACGACACGGTCAACCACGGCCATTTGGCAATGTGGCGGGCTGCGGAATCTCGTATGGAGTCTATGCAGTTATCTCCGAACTCGCAGAACGTCTTCACTGTTAAGTGGCATCACTCGTTTCCCATGTTCGCAACTGCAAGTTCCGAATCTAAGCAAAAGACCGTGACGTCAGGTGCTCCCAGAAATACTAAGTCGGCTGTGCGCGTATACGACCCCTCGAGAGTTAGATGGGCTAGCATGGAATTCTTTTGTCCCGCATTAGATGTCAACGAAGTCACATTTTGTCCAATGGATTCAATCTACATCACTGCCAGCTGCACGGATGGCAATACTTACGTGTGGGACAACCGCAACCCACGCCATGCCCTCCACCATCTGAGCCATGGACCTCCGCTTAGCCCGATTGACTCAGGtcgtcttcgagaagaagtggaCGTTGGCGTTCGCGCTGCACTGTGGGGTTGTACAATTGACCAATTCTTTACCGGGGCTTCGGATGGCCTTCTGAAGCGATGGGATATCCGCCGGTCCTGCGAAGATGTTCTTGTCGAGAACACCGCCACTCTAAAAGAGGGGATTGCGTGTGGTGCACTCTCGGATGATCAATCTCAGTTTCTCATTGGGGATAGCGCAGGGGGTATCCATGTCCTGTCTACGGGTGCATATTCTGACCCGGATGATATCGACTTCCGTTTCGAGTGGGCTGCACAACAGCAAGACGACGAAGTTTTTGAGTCCAAGGCGAAagcctccgagtccgagtccggGGTAAAAGCCTCCAACGATTACATTGCCTCCGGCCAGCTCTACCGGCATCGCAAATTTGGCATGGGGCAAGGATCGCACTACGAAGGTCCTTATGCCCGCTGGGCCCGCGGCCTTGACGAAGACAAGCCCAAACCGCGAGACATCCAGTCACTCCCTATTCTGGACAAATGGCGAATCCGCCAGCTCGCTGGAGGCCGGGCGAAACACCGAGACGGCCTTGATCCGAAATCAAAGAAAGAGGTCGACAAGCGCAGGATTACTGCTCAAATCCTAAATGGTCGACCGCCCTCGAAACACGGCGTCGAAGGCCCGAAGATTAAACCTGAACCCGGACACCGTCATctcaagaagaggaagcgccGCTCTCCCGAGTTTGTCAATCTTGTCAGTGGCGAGGAGGATAATGTTaagcccaagaagctgaagaaaaCGAAAACGACTTTGATCAAGAACACAATCTGGGTCGATCTGACCAGTGTCTCGGACGCTGACGAGGCAGATGCGTCGCAACCGGTGGAGAAAGCTCAGCTGGTAGCGGAGGCCACGCCTGAGAGTTGGCGAGAGAATTCCGAGGAAGACTACTGGTGGCCTGACAGTGGAGCAATTGACCCGAATTGCCCCAAGGTAGTGGTCTAG
- a CDS encoding uncharacterized protein (ID:PFLUO_000034-T1.cds;~source:funannotate): protein MSFAPPPGPPPPSVPEGWKVQYDDRYKTWFYIDLATGRSQWEKPQAHAGSLAPPDAPPSYHAGSADPAAIASAGDKKQSAMGSNNPYMTAGGRSSHSPSMVDEDARLAAKLQAEEDARAGGARGSNTPGASSDYYNEPPQPQGYSARPPSSQSPGPMPEQKHSRGLLGKLMGKSSSSSSRPQYGSYGPPQQQGPPPGGYYGGYPPQPQPGYGYPPGPGYGYPPQGGYYPQQQPPRKSGMGAGGAAALGAGGGLLGGFLLADAMEDMGDHNDYNNGGGYDNGGGYDDNGGGGDWGGGGDDGGGGDGM, encoded by the exons ATGTCGTTCGCTCCGCCCCCCGGCCCACCCCCGCCCTCGGTGCCCGAGGGATGGAAGGTTCAATACGACGACCGCTACAAGACATG GTTCTACATCGATCTCGCGACGGGTAGATCGCAATGGGAAAAGCCCCAGGCCCATGCTGGTAGCCTCGCGCCTCCGGACGCACCTCCCTCCTACCACGCCGGTTCGGCTGATCCGGCAGCGATAGCCAGCGCGGGCGACAAGAAACAGTCTGCGATGGGGTCCAACAACCCGTACATGACGGCAGGAGGACGGAGCAGTCATAGTCCCAGCATGGTCGACGAGGACGCCCGCCTCGCTGCCAAGTtgcaggccgaggaagacgccCGGGCCGGTGGCGCACGAGGGTCCAACACTCCAGGCGCCTCTTCGGACTACTACAACGagccaccacaaccacaGGGATATTCGGCCAGGCCACCCAGCTCCCAGAGTCCAGGTCCCATGCCAGAGCAGAAGCACAGCAGGGGCTTGCTGGGTAAGCTGATGGGCAAGAGCTCGAGTAGCAGCTCACGGCCCCAATATGGGTCATATGGGccaccacagcagcagggGCCTCCGCCGGGAGGGTATTACGGGGGATATCCGCCGCAGCCACAACCGGGCTATGGCTACCCTCCCGGTCCAGGCTACGGCTACCCACCCCAGGGTGGTTACTatccgcagcagcaaccgcCACGAAAATCCGGCATGGGAGCTGGTGGTGCGGCAGCCCTGGGTGCCGGCGGTGGGTTGTTGGGTGGGTTCCTACTAGCGGACGCTATGGAGGATATGGGAGACCATAATGACTATAACAATGGGGGGGGATACGACAATGGAGGAGGATATGACGAtaatggaggtggaggtgaTTGgggcggtggcggtgatgatggtggtggtggggatGGCATGTAG